A genomic window from Diospyros lotus cultivar Yz01 chromosome 2, ASM1463336v1, whole genome shotgun sequence includes:
- the LOC127794921 gene encoding sec14 cytosolic factor-like isoform X1 gives MERREIEREVSVNKTEAEERKEKEEEEEEEEEAAARKSSTAVCRINGINEEEKNKILHMRAFVERQDPSSKDVDDFTMRRFLRARDLDIEKASAMFLEYLKWRRTFVPKGFISVSEIQNDLAQNKMFMQGTDRKGRPITVAFGGRHFHNKGGLEDFKRFVVFAIDKLCSRMQGGQEKFAVIGDLEGWGYSNSDIRAYLAALSILQVHTINYIHSAQVKNSINCSSAITLQNYYPERLGKLFLVHVPYIFMAAWKIVYPFIDNNIKKTVKKTMTFLYFCSYYYTLCWISLLQLGPPTLNYHLQALNCSKLKHESLFNASLADKICGKQEA, from the exons ATGGAGcgcagagagatagagagagaagtTTCTGTTAACAAAACTGAAGccgaagaaaggaaagaaaaagaagaagaagaagaagaagaagaagaagcagctgCAAGAAAGAGCAGTACTGCGGTGTGCAGAATAAATGGAATCAACGAAGAGGAGAAAAACAAAATCCTTCATATGAGAGCCTTCGTCGAGCGGCAAGATCCTTCTTCCAAG GATGTGGATGATTTCACAATGAGGAGGTTTCTTCGAGCTCGAGATTTGGATATAGAAAAGGCGTCAGCCATGTTTCTTGAATACCTGAAATGGAGACGGACATTCGTTCCGAAAGGCTTCATTTCGGTGTCGGAGATCCAAAACGACCTCGCGCAGAACAAGATGTTTATGCAGGGAACCGATCGGAAAGGACGGCCGATCACGGTGGCCTTCGGCGGTAGGCATTTCCACAACAAAGGAGGCCTTGAAGATTTCAAAC GATTTGTGGTCTTCGCCATTGACAAATTGTGTTCAAG GATGCAAGGAGGACAGGAGAAGTTTGCGGTTATAGGGGATCTTGAAGGTTGGGGATACTCAAACAGTGATATTCGAGCATACCTGGCAGCCCTGTCCATTTTGCAGGTTCATACAATTAATTACATACATTCCGCGCAagtaaaaaattcaattaattgtAGCTCGGCAATTACCTTGCAGAACTACTACCCGGAAAGACTCGGCAAGTTATTCCTTGTTCACGTGCCTTACATCTTTATGGCAGCCTGGAAGATTGTGTACCCTTTTATCGACAACAATATCAAGAAGACGGTAAAAAAGACCATGACTTTTCTGTACTTCTGTAGTTACTACTATACTCTTTGTTGGATCTCTCTCCTCCAGTTGGGGCCACCCACTTTAAATTATCATCTACAGGCATTAAACTGCAGCAAGCTCAAGCATGAAAGTCTCTTCAATGCTTCCCTTGCAGATAAGATTTGTGGAAAACAAGAAGCTTAA
- the LOC127794919 gene encoding glycine--tRNA ligase, mitochondrial 1-like — MLAKSPSRILLAAVSLLGSPSLSVSACIASKSKLPKYPPFSSSCFGLRSVVRVAETEMEADAAQEARNREAFRQAVVNTLERRLFYIPSFKIYRGVAGLYDYGPPGCAVKSNILAFWRQHFVLEENMLEVDCPCVTPEIVLKASGHVDKFTDLMVKDEKTGTCYRADHLLKDFCKEKLERDPAVSTEKAAEFRHVLAILDGLSPEELGAKIKGYGITAPDTKNPLSAPFPFNLMFQTSIGPSGVSPGYMRPETAQGIFVNFKDLYYYNGSKLPFAAAQIGQAFRNEISPRQGLLRVREFTLAEIEHFVDPEDKSHPKFSEVSDLEFLMFPREDQVSGQAARRICLGEAVSEGIVNNETLGYFIGRVFLFLTHLGIDKERLRFRQHLANEMAHYAADCWDAEIECSYGWIECVGIADRSAYDLWAHTDKSGVPLVAAVKFSEPREVEKLVIAPVKKELGLAFKGDQKRVVETLEAMGEKEAMEMKATLESKGEVEFHVCTLGKDVTIKKSMVTISKEKKKEHQRVFTPSVIEPSFGIGRIIYCLYEHSFYTRPSRGGDEQLNVFRFPPLVAPIKCTVFPLVQNQQYEEVAKRIAKSLTAAGISYKIDITGTSIGKRYARTDELGVPLAVTVDSTSSVTLRERDSKQQIRVNVEEVASVVKEVTDGLSTWADVLWKYPTHSFGTTED, encoded by the exons ATGTTAGCGAAAAGCCCTAGCAGGATCCTGCTTGCTGCGGTTTCCCTTCTCGGAAGCCCTTCACTTTCAGTGTCCGCTTGTATTGCCTCCAAGTCCAAGCTCCCcaaatatccaccattttcttcttcttgctttgGGCTTAGATCGGTTGTTCGGGTGGCTGAGACGGAAATGGAGGCCGATGCCGCGCAAGAAGCCCGCAACCGAGAAGCATTCCGCCAGGCCGTGGTGAACACGCTCGAGCGGCGGCTCTTTTACATTCCCTCTTTCAAGATCTACCGCGGCGTCGCCGGACTCTACGACTATGGCCCTCCCGGATGCGCCGTCAAGTCCAATATCCTCGCCTTCTGGCGTCAG cattTTGTTCTGGAAGAAAACATGTTAGAAGTCGATTGTCCATGTGTGACCCCAGAGATTGTGCTAAAGGCTTCTGGGCATGTTGATAAGTTTACTGACCTCATGGTTAAGGATGAGAAAACTGGTACATGTTACCGTGCTGATCACTTACTGAAAGACTTTTGCAAAGAGAAGCTTGAGAGAGATCCTGCTGTCAGCACAGAGAAGGCGGCTGAGTTTAGGCATGTTCTTGCTATATTGGACGGTCTTTCACCCGAAGAATTGGGTGCAAAGATCAAGGGATATGGTATTACTGCTCCTGACACCAAGAACCCTTTGTCTGCTCCCTTTCCATTCAACTTAATGTTTCAGACCTCTATAGGTCCATCTGGTGTGAGCCCTGG GTATATGCGCCCTGAGACAGCACAGGGAATTTTTGTCAACTTCAAGGATTTATATTACTATAATGGAAGCAAACTCCCTTTTGCTGCTGCTCAGATTGGTCAAGCTTTTAGAAATGAG ATATCGCCTCGCCAAGGTCTGCTCAGAGTACGTGAGTTTACATTGGCTGAGATAGAACATTTTGTGGACCCTGAAGACAAGTCTCACCCCAAATTTTCTGAAGTCTCAGATTTGGAATTTCTAATGTTCCCTAGAGAAGACCAGGTGTCTGGGCAAGCAGCAAGGAGAATCTGCCTAGGGGAAGCAGTTTCTGAG GGCATTGTCAACAATGAAACACTGGGCTATTTTATTGGGAGGGTGTTTTTGTTCTTGACACACCTTGGTATAGATAAGGAGCGGTTGCGGTTTCGGCAACATCTTGCAAATGAGATGGCACACTATGCTGCAGATTGTTGGGATGCTGAGATTGAGTGCTCTTATGGCTGGATTGAATGTGTTGGCATTGCTGATAGGTCTGCATATGATTTGTGGGCCCACACG GATAAAAGTGGTGTGCCTCTTGTGGCTGCTGTAAAATTTTCAGAACCTAGAGAAGTGGAG AAACTTGTCATAGCTCCAGTGAAGAAAGAGCTGGGCCTTGCATTCAAAGGTGACCAGAAGAGGGTGGTTGAAACATTGGAG GCAATGGGGGAAAAAGAAGCTATGGAAATGAAAGCCACTTTGGAGTCCAAGGGAGAGGTGGAGTTCCATGTTTGCACACTTGGGAAAGATGTTACCATAAAGAAGAGCATGGTAACAATttccaaggagaagaaaaaggagcATCAGAGGGTTTTTACACCATCAGTTATTGAGCCGTCTTTTGGTATTGGGAGGATAATTTACTGTCTCTACGAGCATTCCTTCTACACAAGGCCTAGTAGAGGTGGTGATGAACAATTGAATGTTTTCCGGTTCCCTCCACTTGTGGCCCCCATCAAGTGTACTGTGTTTCCATTGGTTCAAAATCAGCAATATGAAGAAGTTGCCAAACGCATTGCCAAATCATTGACTGCTGCTGGGATATCATATAAGATTGACATTACAG GGACATCGATAGGGAAGCGATATGCAAGAACAGACGAACTGGGTGTTCCCCTTGCCGTTACAGTGGACTCGACTTCTTCAGTGACACTCCGGGAACGAGACAGCAAGCAGCAGATTCGCGTCAACGTGGAGGAGGTGGCGTCTGTAGTTAAGGAGGTGACTGATGGTTTGAGCACCTGGGCTGATGTGCTGTGGAAGTACCCAACCCATTCATTTGGAACAACAGAGGATTAG
- the LOC127794921 gene encoding sec14 cytosolic factor-like isoform X3, giving the protein MERREIEREVSVNKTEAEERKEKEEEEEEEEEAAARKSSTAVCRINGINEEEKNKILHMRAFVERQDPSSKDVDDFTMRRFLRARDLDIEKASAMFLEYLKWRRTFVPKGFISVSEIQNDLAQNKMFMQGTDRKGRPITVAFGGRHFHNKGGLEDFKRFVVFAIDKLCSRMQGGQEKFAVIGDLEGWGYSNSDIRAYLAALSILQNYYPERLGKLFLVHVPYIFMAAWKIVYPFIDNNIKKTVKKTMTFLYFCSYYYTLCWISLLQLGPPTLNYHLQALNCSKLKHESLFNASLADKICGKQEA; this is encoded by the exons ATGGAGcgcagagagatagagagagaagtTTCTGTTAACAAAACTGAAGccgaagaaaggaaagaaaaagaagaagaagaagaagaagaagaagaagcagctgCAAGAAAGAGCAGTACTGCGGTGTGCAGAATAAATGGAATCAACGAAGAGGAGAAAAACAAAATCCTTCATATGAGAGCCTTCGTCGAGCGGCAAGATCCTTCTTCCAAG GATGTGGATGATTTCACAATGAGGAGGTTTCTTCGAGCTCGAGATTTGGATATAGAAAAGGCGTCAGCCATGTTTCTTGAATACCTGAAATGGAGACGGACATTCGTTCCGAAAGGCTTCATTTCGGTGTCGGAGATCCAAAACGACCTCGCGCAGAACAAGATGTTTATGCAGGGAACCGATCGGAAAGGACGGCCGATCACGGTGGCCTTCGGCGGTAGGCATTTCCACAACAAAGGAGGCCTTGAAGATTTCAAAC GATTTGTGGTCTTCGCCATTGACAAATTGTGTTCAAG GATGCAAGGAGGACAGGAGAAGTTTGCGGTTATAGGGGATCTTGAAGGTTGGGGATACTCAAACAGTGATATTCGAGCATACCTGGCAGCCCTGTCCATTTTGCAG AACTACTACCCGGAAAGACTCGGCAAGTTATTCCTTGTTCACGTGCCTTACATCTTTATGGCAGCCTGGAAGATTGTGTACCCTTTTATCGACAACAATATCAAGAAGACGGTAAAAAAGACCATGACTTTTCTGTACTTCTGTAGTTACTACTATACTCTTTGTTGGATCTCTCTCCTCCAGTTGGGGCCACCCACTTTAAATTATCATCTACAGGCATTAAACTGCAGCAAGCTCAAGCATGAAAGTCTCTTCAATGCTTCCCTTGCAGATAAGATTTGTGGAAAACAAGAAGCTTAA
- the LOC127794920 gene encoding pentatricopeptide repeat-containing protein At5g50990: protein MLRLARTGLGLSSSSSSLHLSRRLNHPPKLSTFAGNTTFITADNSDVASLNSTSFSPREFDRQKTDYQTLFRVLEACKFSPNLGAVSGTHSAVVKLGYGTYQSLILSLISVYISSGCPNLARHLLNETPSSSFDVISANLIITSFMRIGDIDTAKKVFHDMPIRDVVSWNSMIGGYVKNAHFEEALRIFQEMMCSNVEPDGFTFASAISGCARLGARDYAKWIHGIMIEKKIELNNILGSALIDMYSRCGRIETAKEIFEAIKRDDISIWNAMINGLAVHGLAIDAIAIFSCMEAENVSPDSITFLGIFTACSHCGLVEQGQKFFNLMMFYTVQPQLEHYGAMVDLLGRAGHLDEAYALIKEMPMEPDIVIWRALLSACRTWRNSDLGEVAIKKIENLNSGDYVLLSNIYCSVNKWDSAERVRSAMRKNGIRKNSGKSWIEMAGVIHKFKAGDQSHLERGAIYKVLESLIQRTKLEGFIPTIELVLMDVSDEEKEENLNYHSEKLALAYGILKTSPGMEIQIAKNLRTCLDCHSWMKIVSRMLNRVIIVRDRIRFHRFQGGLCTCGDYW from the exons ATGTTGAGACTTGCAAGGACTGGACTCGGACtctcttcgtcttcttcttcactgcATCTATCACGGCGTCTGAACCACCCGCCGAAATTATCAACGTTTGCCGGAAACACTACTTTCATTACTGCAGACAACAGTGACGTCGCTTCTCTTAATTCCACCTCCTTTTCTCCACGAGAGTTCGATCGCCAAAAAACAG ATTATCAAACCCTTTTTCGTGTTCTTGAAGCGTGCAAATTCTCTCCTAACTTAGGAGCTGTGAGTGGCACCCATTCCGCAGTTGTTAAACTCGGTTATGGGACATACCAATCCCTCATATTGTCTCTAATATCAGTATACATATCTTCTGGCTGCCCTAATCTTGCTCGTCATCTTTTAAATGAAACTCCCAGTTCATCTTTTGATGTGATCTCTGCCAATTTGATTATTACAAGTTTTATGAGGATAGGAGATATTGATACGGCGAAGAAGGTATTTCATGACATGCCCATCCGTGATGTAGTCTCATGGAACTCAATGATTGGAGGTTATGTAAAAAATGCACACTTTGAGGAGGCTTTGAGGATTTTTCAGGAGATGATGTGCTCAAATGTTGAACCAGATGGGTTCACATTTGCATCTGCTATAAGTGGGTGTGCACGGCTGGGTGCACGTGATTATGCTAAGTGGATACATGGTATAATGATTGAGAAGAAAATTGAACTAAATAACATTTTGGGTTCAGCACTTATAGACATGTACTCAAGATGTGGAAGAATAGAAACtgcaaaagaaatttttgaagctATTAAAAGAGATGATATATCTATTTGGAATGCAATGATTAATGGGCTAGCAGTTCATGGTCTAGCCATAGATGCAATTGCAATATTCTCATGCATGGAGGCAGAGAATGTTTCACCTGATTCTATAACATTTCTTGGAATATTTACAGCATGTAGCCACTGTGGGTTAGTGGAACAGGGTCAGAAATTCTTCAATTTGATGATGTTTTATACAGTTCAGCCGCAGCTCGAGCATTATGGAGCCATGGTTGATCTCCTGGGTCGAGCAGGACATCTAGATGAAGCTTAtgcattaattaaagaaatgccGATGGAACCTGATATTGTTATATGGAGGGCACTTCTCAGTGCTTGTAGAACTTGGAGAAATTCTGATTTGGGTGAAGTTGCaattaagaaaattgaaaacctcAACAGTGGAGATTATGTTTTGCTGTCAAATATTTATTGTTCTGTAAATAAATGGGATAGTGCTGAGAGAGTGAGAAGCGCAATGAGAAAAAATGGAATCCGAAAAAATAGTGGAAAGAGCTGGATTGAGATGGCAGGTGTCATTCATAAATTCAAAGCTGGCGATCAATCACACTTGGAAAGAGGAGCAATATACAAGGTTTTGGAAAGTTTGATTCAGAGGACCAAATTGGAGGGATTTATTCCCACAATAGAGTTGGTATTGATGGATGTGTCTgatgaggaaaaagaagaaaatctgAATTATCACAGTGAAAAATTGGCATTGGCATATGGGATCTTGAAAACTAGTCCTGGAATGGAGATCCAGATAGCAAAAAACCTGCGGACTTGTCTTGACTGTCATTCTTGGATGAAAATTGTCTCAAGGATGCTTAACAGGGTCATAATTGTGAGGGACCGTATCCGTTTTCATCGATTTCAAGGTGGTCTATGCACTTGTGGAGATTATTGGTAG
- the LOC127794921 gene encoding sec14 cytosolic factor-like isoform X2, with product MERREIEREVSVNKTEAEERKEKEEEEEEEEEAAARKSSTAVCRINGINEEEKNKILHMRAFVERQDPSSKDVDDFTMRRFLRARDLDIEKASAMFLEYLKWRRTFVPKGFISVSEIQNDLAQNKMFMQGTDRKGRPITVAFGGRHFHNKGGLEDFKRFVVFAIDKLCSRMQGGQEKFAVIGDLEGWGYSNSDIRAYLAALSILQVHTINYIHSAQVKNSINCSSAITLQNYYPERLGKLFLVHVPYIFMAAWKIVYPFIDNNIKKTIRFVENKKLKSTLMEEIDEDQLPEIYGGKLPLIPIQDG from the exons ATGGAGcgcagagagatagagagagaagtTTCTGTTAACAAAACTGAAGccgaagaaaggaaagaaaaagaagaagaagaagaagaagaagaagaagcagctgCAAGAAAGAGCAGTACTGCGGTGTGCAGAATAAATGGAATCAACGAAGAGGAGAAAAACAAAATCCTTCATATGAGAGCCTTCGTCGAGCGGCAAGATCCTTCTTCCAAG GATGTGGATGATTTCACAATGAGGAGGTTTCTTCGAGCTCGAGATTTGGATATAGAAAAGGCGTCAGCCATGTTTCTTGAATACCTGAAATGGAGACGGACATTCGTTCCGAAAGGCTTCATTTCGGTGTCGGAGATCCAAAACGACCTCGCGCAGAACAAGATGTTTATGCAGGGAACCGATCGGAAAGGACGGCCGATCACGGTGGCCTTCGGCGGTAGGCATTTCCACAACAAAGGAGGCCTTGAAGATTTCAAAC GATTTGTGGTCTTCGCCATTGACAAATTGTGTTCAAG GATGCAAGGAGGACAGGAGAAGTTTGCGGTTATAGGGGATCTTGAAGGTTGGGGATACTCAAACAGTGATATTCGAGCATACCTGGCAGCCCTGTCCATTTTGCAGGTTCATACAATTAATTACATACATTCCGCGCAagtaaaaaattcaattaattgtAGCTCGGCAATTACCTTGCAGAACTACTACCCGGAAAGACTCGGCAAGTTATTCCTTGTTCACGTGCCTTACATCTTTATGGCAGCCTGGAAGATTGTGTACCCTTTTATCGACAACAATATCAAGAAGACG ATAAGATTTGTGGAAAACAAGAAGCTTAAGTCAACTCTTATGGAGGAAATTGATGAGGACCAGCTGCCGGAGATTTATGGAGGAAAACTGCCATTAATTCCGATACAGGACGGCTAA
- the LOC127794921 gene encoding uncharacterized protein LOC127794921 isoform X4, translated as MERREIEREVSVNKTEAEERKEKEEEEEEEEEAAARKSSTAVCRINGINEEEKNKILHMRAFVERQDPSSKDVDDFTMRRFLRARDLDIEKASAMFLEYLKWRRTFVPKGFISVSEIQNDLAQNKMFMQGTDRKGRPITVAFGGRHFHNKGGLEDFKRFVVFAIDKLCSRMQGGQEKFAVIGDLEGWGYSNSDIRAYLAALSILQNYYPERLGKLFLVHVPYIFMAAWKIVYPFIDNNIKKTIRFVENKKLKSTLMEEIDEDQLPEIYGGKLPLIPIQDG; from the exons ATGGAGcgcagagagatagagagagaagtTTCTGTTAACAAAACTGAAGccgaagaaaggaaagaaaaagaagaagaagaagaagaagaagaagaagcagctgCAAGAAAGAGCAGTACTGCGGTGTGCAGAATAAATGGAATCAACGAAGAGGAGAAAAACAAAATCCTTCATATGAGAGCCTTCGTCGAGCGGCAAGATCCTTCTTCCAAG GATGTGGATGATTTCACAATGAGGAGGTTTCTTCGAGCTCGAGATTTGGATATAGAAAAGGCGTCAGCCATGTTTCTTGAATACCTGAAATGGAGACGGACATTCGTTCCGAAAGGCTTCATTTCGGTGTCGGAGATCCAAAACGACCTCGCGCAGAACAAGATGTTTATGCAGGGAACCGATCGGAAAGGACGGCCGATCACGGTGGCCTTCGGCGGTAGGCATTTCCACAACAAAGGAGGCCTTGAAGATTTCAAAC GATTTGTGGTCTTCGCCATTGACAAATTGTGTTCAAG GATGCAAGGAGGACAGGAGAAGTTTGCGGTTATAGGGGATCTTGAAGGTTGGGGATACTCAAACAGTGATATTCGAGCATACCTGGCAGCCCTGTCCATTTTGCAG AACTACTACCCGGAAAGACTCGGCAAGTTATTCCTTGTTCACGTGCCTTACATCTTTATGGCAGCCTGGAAGATTGTGTACCCTTTTATCGACAACAATATCAAGAAGACG ATAAGATTTGTGGAAAACAAGAAGCTTAAGTCAACTCTTATGGAGGAAATTGATGAGGACCAGCTGCCGGAGATTTATGGAGGAAAACTGCCATTAATTCCGATACAGGACGGCTAA
- the LOC127793726 gene encoding probable beta-1,4-xylosyltransferase IRX10, with protein MKDWSWAVVGLLHLVVFLRIGGAVELGGSQRTERISGSAGDVLEDDPVGRLKVFVYDLPSKYNKKILQKDPRCLTHMFAAEIYMHRFLLSSPVRTLNPDEADWFYTPVYSTCDLTPNGLPLPFKSPRMMRSAIQLISSNWPYWNRTEGADHFFMVPHDFGACFHYQEEKAIERGILPLLQRATLVQTFGQRNHVCLKDGSITIPPYAPPQKMQAHFIPPDTPRSIFVYFRGLFYDVGNDPEGGYYARGARASVWENFKNNPLFDISTEHPTTYYEDMQRAVFCLCPLGWAPWSPRLVEAVIFGCIPIIIADDIVLPFADAIPWEQIGVFVDEKDVPKLDTILTSIPPEVILRKQRLLANPSMKQAMLFPQPAQPGDAFHQILNGLARKLPHAKSIYVKAGEKTLNWTAGPVGDRKPW; from the exons ATGAAGGATTGGAGTTGGGCTGTTGTCGGGCTTCTCCATTTGGTCGTCTTCCTGAGGATTGGTGGCGCTGTGGAGCTAGGCGGGAGTCAACGAACTGAACGCATTTCAG GTAGTGCTGGAGATGTCCTGGAAGATGATCCGGTGGGAAGGTTGAAAGTGTTTGTCTATGATCTTCCAAGCAAATACAACAAGAAGATCCTACAGAAGGATCCCAGATGCCTCACCCACATGTTTGCTGCCGAGATATACATGCATCGGTTTCTGTTATCTAGCCCTGTTCGAACCCTCAATCCTGATGAAGCTGATTGGTTCTACACCCCCGTATATAGTACTTGTGATCTCACACCTAATGGTCTTCCTTTACCATTCAAATCACCAAGAATGATGAGGAGTGCTATACAGCTTATTTCATCAAACTGGCCTTACTGGAATAGGACTGAGGGGGCTGATCATTTTTTCATGGTACCCCACGATTTTGGGGCATGCTTTCACTACCAA GAAGAAAAAGCTATTGAAAGAGGAATACTTCCACTGCTCCAACGTGCTACCTTGGTTCAGACTTTTGGGCAGCGGAATCATGTTTGCTTGAAAGATGGCTCAATCACAATTCCTCCATATGCTCCTCCACAGAAAATGCAAGCCCATTTCATACCCCCTGACACTCCTCGTTCTATCTTTGTGTACTTCCGAGGTTTATTTTATGACGTGGGAAATGATCCAGAAGGTGGTTATTATGCAAG AGGCGCCCGAGCATCAGTATGGGAGAACTTCAAGAACAATCCTCTCTTTGACATCTCCACGGAGCACCCAACAACTTACTATGAAGACATGCAACGGGCAGTTTTCTGTTTGTGCCCACTCGGGTGGGCTCCGTGGAGTCCAAGACTGGTTGAGGCAGTGATATTCGGGTGCATCCCCATCATCATCGCAGACGACATTGTGCTCCCATTTGCCGATGCCATCCCATGGGAACAAATTGGGGTGTTTGTGGATGAAAAAGATGTTCCCAAGTTGGACACCATTCTCACATCAATTCCTCCAGAAGTAATATTGAGGAAACAGAGATTGCTTGCCAACCCTTCAATGAAGCAGGCAATGTTATTCCCCCAACCCGCTCAACCGGGGGATGCTTTCCACCAAATCTTAAATGGACTTGCACGTAAGCTGCCGCATGCCAAGAGCATATACGTAAAGGCAGGCGAGAAGACCTTAAACTGGACGGCTGGCCCTGTGGGCGATCGGAAACCTTGGTAG